A genomic stretch from Telmatocola sphagniphila includes:
- a CDS encoding response regulator yields the protein MSIISIDNRDEVFAMTATLPQRDLHILITDDDPNMRAMLREIVEAVGAFKTHLAANGNEACEIAQSETVHLALLDYQMPQLTGMETLQLLRQMQEVLPAILITADATLELVRKAMNAQFYSVIPKPFSKNVVTTTVVRALIRFYGDNVVENPKNGEPPASKPAEPAATTPDKPLQ from the coding sequence TTGTCCATTATTTCAATCGACAATCGGGATGAGGTATTTGCGATGACGGCCACCCTGCCCCAACGCGATCTGCACATTCTCATCACCGACGATGATCCGAACATGCGCGCCATGCTGCGGGAAATCGTCGAGGCCGTGGGCGCTTTCAAAACTCATCTGGCAGCCAATGGCAACGAAGCCTGTGAGATTGCTCAGTCCGAAACGGTCCATCTGGCCCTGCTGGACTACCAGATGCCCCAACTGACGGGGATGGAAACGCTGCAGCTGCTCCGACAGATGCAGGAAGTACTCCCGGCGATACTGATTACGGCCGACGCCACCCTGGAACTGGTCCGCAAGGCCATGAATGCCCAGTTCTACAGTGTGATACCGAAGCCGTTTTCTAAAAATGTGGTGACCACGACCGTAGTGCGGGCACTCATTCGATTCTATGGCGATAACGTGGTGGAAAATCCGAAGAACGGCGAACCCCCGGCCAGCAAGCCGGCGGAACCGGCCGCAACCACCCCTGATAAACCTCTGCAATAG
- the groES gene encoding co-chaperone GroES → MKVVPLNDKIVVERLEAETKTAGGIVLPDTAKEKPKQGKVLELGEGKLLDSGKRAVFQVKKGDKVLFTSYAGSEVNVDGKDYLIMTEDDILAVVG, encoded by the coding sequence ATGAAAGTTGTACCCCTTAACGACAAGATCGTTGTCGAACGTCTGGAAGCCGAAACCAAGACCGCTGGCGGCATCGTGCTGCCCGACACGGCCAAGGAAAAACCCAAACAGGGCAAGGTGCTCGAACTGGGTGAAGGCAAATTGCTCGACAGTGGCAAGCGAGCCGTTTTCCAGGTGAAGAAGGGCGACAAGGTTCTGTTCACCAGCTACGCCGGCAGCGAAGTGAATGTCGACGGTAAAGATTACCTGATCATGACCGAAGACGACATCCTGGCTGTAGTCGGCTAA
- a CDS encoding NADAR family protein, translating to MAEQFTFFWKHRLSQWQHAPFVLGGITFTHAEQYMMYAKALLFSDREAAGRILAAETPREQQEIGRRVRGYDESVWVLFREGIVFTANYARFSQNEDQRELLFSTRGTTLVEASPHDRIWGIGLSADDPRARDRSQWLGLNLLGEVLMRVREALLWTFEFRRGIHAS from the coding sequence ATGGCCGAGCAATTCACATTCTTCTGGAAACATCGCCTCAGTCAGTGGCAGCATGCCCCGTTCGTTCTGGGAGGAATCACCTTCACCCATGCGGAACAGTACATGATGTATGCCAAAGCCCTTCTATTCAGCGACCGGGAAGCGGCTGGTCGAATCCTCGCTGCAGAAACTCCGCGCGAGCAGCAGGAGATCGGTCGGAGAGTGCGCGGGTATGACGAATCGGTGTGGGTACTGTTCCGAGAAGGGATCGTCTTCACTGCCAATTATGCCCGCTTCAGTCAGAATGAAGATCAGCGAGAATTACTCTTTTCCACTCGAGGGACGACTCTCGTTGAAGCCTCGCCGCACGATCGGATATGGGGAATCGGCTTGAGCGCGGACGACCCCCGGGCGCGGGATCGATCACAGTGGCTCGGTCTGAATCTGCTGGGGGAGGTACTGATGCGGGTTCGAGAAGCGCTGCTTTGGACTTTCGAATTCAGGCGTGGTATTCACGCTTCTTAA